The proteins below come from a single Papaver somniferum cultivar HN1 chromosome 11, ASM357369v1, whole genome shotgun sequence genomic window:
- the LOC113324227 gene encoding xyloglucan endotransglucosylase/hydrolase protein 24-like, producing MLIYRPLIFFSFFFFPCLLLVSAQFNNEIDLSWGGDRAKFIDNGNLLQLSLDQISGAGFQTKNEYLFGKIDMQIKVVPGNSAGTVTAYYLSSSGSTHDEIDFEFLGNVSGEPYILHTNIYTQGKGEREQQFYLWFDPRLDFHTYSILWNEHQIIFSVDGTPIRVFRNAEHLGVPYPKSQPMRLYSSLWCADNWATKGGIVKTDWSRAPFVASYRAFKTDACTYSAGKSSCSLPLVKGRWWNHQALSNGHLRKLQWVQRNYMIYNYCTDYKRFPQGVPPECKLNN from the coding sequence ATGTTGATTTACAGACCATTGATTTTCTTTTCGTTCTTTTTCTTCCCTTGCTTGCTCTTAGTTTCAGCTCAATTTAATAACGAAATCGATCTATCTTGGGGTGGTGATCGTGCTAAATTCATTGACAATGGAAATCTTTTACAACTTTCCCTTGATCAAATATCTGGTGCAGGATTCCAAACAAAAAATGAATATTTATTTGGCAAAATAGATATGCAAATCAAAGTTGTACCGGGTAATTCCGCCGGCACAGTCACCGCTTACTACTTGTCTTCGTCAGGGAGTACACATGACGAGATAGATTTCGAGTTTCTTGGGAATGTTAGTGGAGAGCCTTATATTCTTCATACAAATATTTATACACAAGGGAAGGGTGAACGTGAACAGCAGTTCTATCTTTGGTTTGATCCCAGACTAGACTTCCATACTTACTCGATTCTCTGGAATGAACATCAGATAATCTTCTCAGTAGATGGCACACCCATCAGGGTTTTCAGAAATGCTGAACATTTAGGAGTTCCCTACCCAAAATCCCAACCTATGCGTCTTTACTCAAGTCTTTGGTGTGCTGACAACTGGGCAACAAAAGGTGGAATTGTTAAGACTGACTGGAGTCGAGCCCCATTCGTCGCTTCGTATCGAGCTTTTAAAACAGATGCATGCACGTACTCAGCCGGAAAGTCATCGTGTTCTTTGCCATTGGTGAAAGGAAGATGGTGGAATCATCAAGCGCTCAGCAATGGGCATCTAAGGAAACTGCAATGGGTACAAAGAAATTACATGATTTATAATTACTGCACTGATTATAAGCGATTCCCTCAAGGAGTACCACCTGAATGCAAGCTAAATAATTAA